The Mercurialis annua linkage group LG7, ddMerAnnu1.2, whole genome shotgun sequence genome includes the window GAGAAGAACAAATCAAAGCTTGGACGAGAAACTTTAGATTTGCTTTCTATTACACAGTCAATGAGTGGCAAGAAGTTGGACTTGATTTTTTCTGAACGTAAAAAGGAAAATTTGCATATACCTGTGTTTTTGCTATTGTGCTTTTTCTAAACTCACTATATGATATCCAATTGATCTGGAAAATGCTAGTAAGCTATCTTTTCAAACTATTCATAAGATATTCATTTGCAGATGTCTGGTGATGTGGAAAATCTTAAAGTTGGTGAGAGCCAGAAAGATCCAGGAGAATTGTCTCCTGATAATGATATTAAGACAACCTGGTACACTGGCTTAGTCCGTCAAACATCTGTCTATGGTGTCGCTGCTGGATATTGCCTTTCGGCATCTCTGCTCTCGATCATCAACAAGTGGGCGATAATGAAATTCCCATATCCTGGCGCTCTGACTGCTCTACAGTACTTCACTAGTGCTGCAGGCGTCCTTGTATGCGGCGGGTTGAAACTCGTGGAGCACGACAGACTTGACCTTTTGACAATGTGGCGTTTCCTACCTGCGGCAATTATGTTCTACCTATCGCTCTTCACTAACAGTGAGCTCTTACTCCATGCAAATGTCGATACCTTCATTGTCTTCCGTTCTGTAGTCCCGATATTTGTTGCAATAGGTGAAACCATGTTCCTGCACCAGCCCTGGCCAGCGATAAAGACATGGATTTCACTTGCTACCATATTTGGTGGAAGTGTACTTTACGTTCTAACAGATTACCAATTCACAGTCGCAGCTTACAGTTGGGCTCTCGCATATTTGGTAAGCATGACTGTCGATTTTGTATATATTAAGCATGTCGTGATGACCATAGGTTTAAATACATGGGGTCTCGTGCTGTACAACAATCTCGAGGCCCTCCTACTATTTCCCTTGGAATTGCTGATTATGGGTGAACTAAAGAAGATAAAGCATGAAATTACAGATGAGACAGATTGGTATTCTTTTGGGGTGATTCTGCCTGTTGGATTATCTTGCCTGTTTGGTTTATCAATCTCCTTTTTCGGATTTTCCTGCCGGAGGGCAATTTCCGCGACAGGATATACCGTTCTTGGCGTAGTAAATAAGTTACTAACAGTGGTAATCAATCTCGTAATTTGGGATAAGCATTCAACATTTATTGGAACGGTAGGGCTTCTCATATGTATGGTAGGTGGTATTATGTATCAGCAATCCACAAGTAAAC containing:
- the LOC126657766 gene encoding GDP-mannose transporter GONST3-like — encoded protein: MSGDVENLKVGESQKDPGELSPDNDIKTTWYTGLVRQTSVYGVAAGYCLSASLLSIINKWAIMKFPYPGALTALQYFTSAAGVLVCGGLKLVEHDRLDLLTMWRFLPAAIMFYLSLFTNSELLLHANVDTFIVFRSVVPIFVAIGETMFLHQPWPAIKTWISLATIFGGSVLYVLTDYQFTVAAYSWALAYLVSMTVDFVYIKHVVMTIGLNTWGLVLYNNLEALLLFPLELLIMGELKKIKHEITDETDWYSFGVILPVGLSCLFGLSISFFGFSCRRAISATGYTVLGVVNKLLTVVINLVIWDKHSTFIGTVGLLICMVGGIMYQQSTSKPKPSPAVETEESDNEEQQKLLEMQSSNEIESHNQK